A genomic stretch from Cloacibacterium caeni includes:
- a CDS encoding adenylyltransferase/cytidyltransferase family protein, protein MKTQKIGITFSSFDLLHAGHIKMLEEAKTVCDYLIVGLQLDPAYDRPTKNKPTQTVVERYIQLKAVNAVDEIVPYYTEQDLEDILRSFVIDVRIIGDEYKDKDFTGRQYCEEKGIEIYYNKRDHRFSSTDLRKRIYEAEKAKLDK, encoded by the coding sequence ATGAAAACCCAAAAAATAGGAATTACTTTTTCATCATTTGATTTGCTTCATGCGGGTCATATCAAGATGTTAGAAGAAGCAAAAACGGTTTGCGATTATTTGATTGTTGGGCTGCAATTAGACCCAGCTTATGACAGACCTACTAAAAATAAACCTACTCAAACGGTTGTAGAACGCTATATTCAGCTAAAAGCTGTGAATGCAGTAGATGAAATCGTTCCATATTATACAGAGCAGGATTTAGAAGATATTTTAAGGTCTTTTGTTATTGATGTGAGAATTATTGGTGATGAATATAAAGACAAAGATTTCACGGGAAGGCAATATTGTGAGGAAAAAGGAATTGAAATTTATTACAATAAAAGAGATCATCGATTTTCTTCCACAGATTTAAGAAAAAGAATCTACGAAGCTGAAAAAGCGAAGCTAGATAAATAA
- a CDS encoding iron-containing alcohol dehydrogenase, with the protein MLNFEFKNPTKIIFGKGEIAKISREIPKTEKILVLYGGGSIKTNGVYDQVKAALEGYNWEEFGGIPANPEYEVLLEALKMIKEKNITYMLAVGGGSVIDGVKFLSAAANYEGEPWDILKNGIRTEEGKGLPFASVLTLPATGSEMNSGAVVSRREIGQKLGMGGPGLFPQFSILDPEVIRSIPKKQIANGITDAYTHVLEQYMTVKTSATLQDRFAESILQTLQEIAPKMMEEEFDYDAAANFMWSCTMALNGLIQKGVISDWAIHGIGHELTAQFGIDHARTLAIIAPSHYRYNFEAKKEKLAQYAERVWNVTEGSTEEKALKGIEKMEAFFQSLGIKTKLSEYTENYQGTAEKIQEAFIARNWLAIGEKGIVKPEDAKKIVEMAY; encoded by the coding sequence ATGTTAAATTTTGAATTTAAAAATCCTACAAAAATTATTTTCGGTAAAGGCGAAATCGCTAAAATTTCTAGAGAAATCCCGAAAACAGAAAAAATATTAGTGCTTTACGGAGGCGGAAGCATTAAAACCAATGGCGTTTACGACCAAGTAAAAGCAGCATTAGAAGGTTACAATTGGGAAGAATTCGGAGGAATTCCTGCAAACCCAGAATACGAAGTTTTATTAGAAGCCTTAAAAATGATCAAAGAAAAAAATATCACTTACATGTTAGCAGTAGGTGGTGGTTCTGTAATTGATGGGGTTAAATTCCTTTCTGCAGCAGCCAATTATGAAGGAGAACCTTGGGATATTTTAAAAAATGGAATTAGAACAGAAGAAGGAAAAGGTTTACCATTTGCTTCTGTACTTACACTTCCTGCAACAGGTTCTGAAATGAATTCTGGCGCCGTAGTTTCTAGAAGAGAAATCGGTCAGAAATTAGGAATGGGAGGTCCTGGTTTATTCCCACAATTTTCTATTTTAGATCCAGAAGTGATTCGTTCTATTCCTAAAAAACAAATTGCAAACGGAATTACAGATGCTTACACTCACGTTTTAGAGCAATATATGACCGTAAAAACTTCTGCTACACTTCAAGACCGTTTTGCTGAAAGCATTTTACAAACTTTACAAGAAATTGCTCCAAAAATGATGGAAGAAGAATTCGATTATGATGCAGCGGCTAATTTTATGTGGAGTTGTACCATGGCTTTAAATGGATTGATTCAAAAAGGAGTCATTTCTGACTGGGCAATTCACGGAATTGGTCACGAATTAACTGCTCAATTTGGTATAGACCATGCTAGAACTTTAGCCATTATTGCACCTTCTCATTACCGTTATAATTTTGAAGCTAAAAAAGAAAAATTAGCTCAATATGCAGAAAGAGTTTGGAATGTGACAGAAGGTTCTACTGAAGAAAAAGCGCTGAAAGGAATAGAAAAAATGGAAGCTTTCTTCCAAAGTTTAGGTATAAAAACCAAATTATCTGAGTACACCGAAAATTACCAAGGAACAGCAGAAAAAATTCAAGAAGCATTTATTGCTAGAAATTGGTTAGCGATTGGTGAAAAAGGCATTGTAAAACCTGAAGATGCTAAAAAAATTGTAGAAATGGCATACTAA
- a CDS encoding DegT/DnrJ/EryC1/StrS family aminotransferase — MKKIQMVDLQSQYQKIKNEVDEKVLNVMQSAMFINGPEVQNFQKELEQYLGVKHVIPCANGTDALQIALMALDLQPGDEVITADFTFAATVEVVHLLKLKSVLVDVDYDTFNIDIEKLKAAITPKTKAIIPVHLFGQCANMEAVLEVAKEHNLFVVEDNCQGIGADYTFSDGTVKKSGTMGTIGTTSFFPSKNLGCYGDGGAIFTNDDELAYKMRGIVNHGMYKRYYHDEVGVNSRLDSVQAAVLRVKLPLLDSYNTARRSAADYYDKAFANHPNILIPKRSENSTHVFHQYTLRILNGKRNELQAFLAEKEIPAMIYYPVALRKQKAYYQESNDADFVNTDKLLDQVISLPMHTELEEEQLKFITDSVLEFMK, encoded by the coding sequence ATGAAAAAAATCCAAATGGTTGACTTACAAAGTCAGTATCAAAAAATAAAAAATGAAGTTGATGAAAAGGTGCTTAATGTGATGCAAAGTGCTATGTTCATCAATGGTCCAGAAGTTCAAAATTTTCAAAAAGAATTAGAGCAATATCTTGGTGTAAAACACGTAATACCTTGTGCTAATGGTACAGATGCTTTACAAATCGCTTTGATGGCGCTAGATTTACAACCTGGTGATGAGGTTATTACGGCGGATTTCACTTTTGCGGCAACGGTAGAAGTGGTTCATCTTTTAAAATTAAAATCAGTTTTAGTAGATGTAGATTATGATACTTTCAATATTGATATTGAAAAATTAAAAGCCGCGATTACTCCAAAAACGAAAGCGATTATTCCTGTGCATTTGTTCGGACAATGTGCTAATATGGAAGCTGTTTTAGAAGTAGCAAAAGAACATAATTTATTCGTAGTAGAAGATAATTGTCAAGGAATTGGTGCAGATTATACTTTTTCTGATGGTACAGTAAAAAAATCTGGAACTATGGGAACTATTGGTACCACAAGTTTTTTCCCATCTAAAAATTTAGGTTGTTATGGAGATGGTGGTGCTATTTTTACCAATGATGATGAATTGGCTTACAAAATGCGCGGAATTGTAAACCACGGAATGTACAAGCGTTATTATCACGATGAAGTAGGTGTGAATTCTAGATTAGACAGCGTTCAAGCTGCGGTTCTAAGAGTAAAACTTCCGCTTTTGGATTCTTATAATACTGCAAGAAGAAGTGCTGCAGATTATTATGACAAAGCTTTTGCGAATCATCCTAATATTTTAATACCGAAAAGATCAGAAAACTCTACACACGTTTTCCATCAATATACACTTAGAATTTTAAACGGAAAAAGAAATGAATTACAAGCGTTTTTAGCCGAAAAAGAAATTCCAGCGATGATTTATTATCCAGTTGCGCTAAGAAAACAAAAGGCATATTACCAAGAATCTAATGATGCAGATTTTGTAAACACAGATAAATTATTAGACCAAGTGATTTCTTTACCAATGCACACAGAATTAGAAGAGGAGCAATTGAAGTTTATTACTGATTCTGTATTGGAGTTTATGAAATAA
- a CDS encoding S8/S53 family peptidase: MRKIIQLYFLLFFSFAFSQTELVFVYFKDKPNASAFLANPLSELSQKAIDRRSNLGISITAQDAPIEPAYIQNIQNLGFTVNDKSKWLNGVAVNATAAQITQLQAEPYVLKVESFVKNNPSGKISKKEKFPKNLSAKINFNYGNSLAQIEQVNLRTLHVQGFTGTGVSIAVIDTGFPTVNTGSAFARMRSNNQIKHVYNFISKNTDVYNTSLNSHGTNCLGIIGGYLDGTFVGAAPDADFYLYATEDGTKEIPEEELYWIQAAEEADRKGVDIISTSLGYADFFDDSRYDYSYSQMNGTTSFIARAAQIASEKGIIVVVAAGNEGNLTWKYIVTPADNEKVFTIGGVDSTGNPSIFTSFGPNSSGKVKPDASARATSTYFAYNNGAYPGNGTSYATPLSAGGIACLLQAIPNSTNRELLKNSLRQTASLYPNYTDQLGYGILNFGQVLSSFLKTNEFYSQNKAIVYPNPAKQEINISSTQKIEKISVYNSLGQFLFDSKTTKINIDKLEKGLYFLKIKTPSSETVEKFIKE, from the coding sequence ATGAGAAAAATCATTCAATTATACTTTCTACTCTTTTTTAGTTTTGCTTTTTCACAAACAGAATTGGTATTTGTTTACTTCAAAGACAAACCAAATGCTTCTGCTTTTTTAGCCAATCCTCTTTCAGAATTATCACAAAAAGCCATTGACAGAAGAAGTAATCTAGGAATATCTATTACCGCTCAAGATGCACCAATAGAACCAGCATATATTCAGAATATACAAAATTTGGGATTTACCGTTAATGATAAATCAAAATGGCTCAATGGTGTTGCCGTGAATGCTACAGCAGCTCAAATTACTCAATTACAAGCCGAACCTTATGTATTAAAAGTAGAAAGTTTTGTAAAAAACAATCCTTCTGGAAAAATTTCTAAAAAAGAGAAATTTCCAAAAAATTTATCTGCAAAAATTAACTTTAATTACGGAAATTCTTTAGCTCAAATAGAACAAGTAAACTTGAGAACGCTTCATGTACAAGGTTTTACAGGCACTGGAGTTTCCATTGCAGTCATAGACACGGGATTTCCAACAGTAAATACTGGTTCTGCATTTGCTAGAATGAGAAGCAATAATCAAATTAAACACGTTTATAATTTCATCTCAAAAAATACAGATGTTTATAATACATCTCTCAATAGCCACGGAACCAATTGCTTAGGAATTATTGGTGGTTATCTTGACGGAACTTTTGTGGGAGCCGCTCCAGATGCAGACTTTTATTTATACGCAACAGAAGATGGAACTAAAGAAATTCCAGAAGAAGAATTATATTGGATTCAAGCAGCAGAAGAAGCTGATAGAAAGGGAGTTGACATCATTTCTACCTCTTTAGGTTATGCAGATTTTTTTGATGACAGCCGTTATGATTATTCTTATTCTCAAATGAATGGAACTACTTCATTTATTGCAAGAGCCGCACAAATTGCTTCAGAAAAAGGAATAATAGTAGTAGTAGCTGCAGGAAATGAAGGGAACCTAACATGGAAATACATTGTAACACCTGCAGATAACGAAAAAGTTTTTACTATTGGAGGCGTAGATAGTACAGGAAATCCTTCTATTTTTACTTCTTTTGGCCCAAATTCTTCAGGAAAAGTTAAACCAGATGCTTCTGCTAGAGCAACTTCTACCTACTTTGCATATAATAATGGTGCATATCCTGGAAATGGAACTTCTTATGCTACCCCACTTTCTGCTGGTGGTATTGCTTGTTTATTACAAGCTATTCCAAATTCTACTAACAGAGAATTATTAAAAAATAGTTTGAGACAAACTGCATCTCTATACCCTAATTATACTGACCAACTAGGCTATGGAATTTTAAATTTTGGGCAAGTTCTTTCATCTTTCCTAAAAACAAATGAGTTTTATTCACAAAATAAGGCAATTGTATATCCTAATCCTGCAAAACAAGAAATCAATATTTCTTCTACACAAAAAATTGAAAAAATATCTGTTTATAATAGTTTAGGCCAATTTTTATTCGACTCGAAAACCACTAAAATTAATATTGACAAACTAGAAAAAGGATTGTATTTTTTAAAAATCAAAACCCCTTCTTCTGAAACTGTAGAAAAATTCATCAAAGAATAA
- a CDS encoding phosphoenolpyruvate carboxylase produces MINEARLEKFRQVVENKFQIYNSLFMSLPYDKMTNIGMLLPFLYEESRDGYEEGKSPEEIVEEFFKKHTEVTTEEQKQELLFKIIQYIERQVVLFDSIEDAAFQQLHSESDAGTVMQLHERALQEHKLGKVREKLEDFAVKVVFTAHPTQFYPNAVQRILHDLRSAILKDDINEIDLLLQQLGKTPFVNKERPTPLDEALSIIFYLRYVYYDTIGELYKKLKQSFGSEYFDIHQDVFQLGFWPGGDRDGNPFVTADVTLKVANELRNSILKNYYNHLKDLRRRLSFRGVSEILEKLSNELYNNIFKNENSISSETILKYLSEAEDILKTQHNGLFTNILVDYRDRVKIFGTHFATLDIRQDSRIHQKVIDELVTKYSKQDVASLTNSEKVNILISEHIKANPNDFEDEIIKETLKSVINVKEIQAKNGERGMHRYIISNSDTVEDVMNVFALFKVCGYQDEDINIDIVPLFETMEGLANAEKVMQDLYNDEVYQKHLAKRKREQTIMLGFSDGTKDGGYLKANWEIYATKERLSKVSEENDVKVIFFDGRGGPPARGGGKTHQFYASQGKTIANNKIELTIQGQTITSVFGNKDQAKYNFEQLLTAGIENEVFKNHKKDLTEKERTLIEELAELSYVKYVDLKENPLFVPYLQEISTLQYYGKTNIGSRPSKRGAGNELKFEDLRAIPFVGSWSQLKQNVPGFFGFGTAIKKLKDEGRIEEVKDLFRNSDFFKTLVLNSMMAMNKSYFPLTYYMKNHPKFGAFWQVLFSEYELSKEMMFEITGFHSLMEEEPVGRKSVKIREKIVLPLLSIQQYALMKLQKNEGDRETLEKLVTRSLFGNINASRNSA; encoded by the coding sequence ATGATTAATGAAGCCCGTTTAGAAAAATTTCGTCAGGTTGTAGAAAATAAATTTCAGATTTATAACAGCTTGTTTATGAGCCTTCCGTATGATAAAATGACCAACATCGGAATGCTTTTACCGTTTCTTTATGAAGAAAGTAGAGATGGTTACGAAGAAGGAAAATCTCCAGAAGAAATTGTAGAAGAATTCTTCAAAAAGCATACAGAAGTTACTACAGAAGAACAGAAGCAGGAACTGCTTTTTAAGATTATTCAATATATTGAAAGGCAAGTTGTGCTTTTTGACAGTATAGAAGATGCAGCTTTTCAACAGTTGCACTCAGAAAGTGATGCGGGAACAGTAATGCAGTTGCATGAACGTGCTTTGCAAGAACATAAGTTAGGAAAAGTTCGCGAAAAATTAGAAGATTTTGCCGTAAAAGTAGTTTTTACAGCGCACCCTACACAGTTTTATCCGAATGCTGTACAAAGAATTTTGCATGATTTGCGTTCTGCTATTTTAAAAGATGATATCAATGAAATAGACCTTTTACTTCAACAGTTAGGGAAAACCCCTTTTGTAAATAAAGAGCGACCAACTCCGCTAGATGAAGCATTAAGCATTATTTTTTACTTGAGATATGTGTATTATGACACAATTGGCGAATTGTATAAAAAACTGAAACAATCTTTCGGAAGTGAATATTTTGATATTCATCAAGACGTTTTTCAATTAGGTTTTTGGCCAGGAGGAGACAGAGATGGGAATCCTTTTGTAACGGCAGATGTTACACTAAAAGTAGCCAATGAACTCAGAAATTCTATTCTCAAAAATTATTACAATCATTTAAAAGATTTAAGAAGAAGATTAAGTTTCAGAGGCGTTTCAGAAATATTAGAAAAACTAAGCAATGAATTGTACAATAACATTTTCAAAAATGAAAATTCTATTTCAAGTGAAACGATTTTAAAATATTTATCAGAAGCTGAAGATATTCTAAAAACTCAGCACAATGGACTTTTTACCAATATATTGGTAGATTACAGAGACCGAGTTAAGATTTTTGGAACTCACTTTGCAACTTTGGATATTCGTCAAGACAGTAGAATTCACCAAAAAGTGATAGATGAATTGGTGACAAAATATTCTAAACAAGATGTTGCATCACTTACTAATTCTGAAAAAGTAAATATCTTAATTTCTGAACATATTAAGGCTAATCCGAATGATTTTGAAGATGAAATCATCAAAGAAACACTGAAAAGTGTCATCAATGTTAAGGAAATTCAGGCCAAAAATGGCGAAAGAGGAATGCACCGTTACATTATTTCTAATTCTGATACTGTAGAAGATGTGATGAATGTTTTCGCTTTGTTCAAAGTGTGCGGTTATCAAGATGAAGACATCAACATAGATATTGTTCCGCTTTTTGAAACCATGGAAGGTCTTGCGAATGCAGAAAAAGTGATGCAGGATTTATACAATGATGAAGTTTATCAAAAACATTTGGCGAAGAGAAAAAGAGAGCAAACAATTATGCTCGGTTTTTCTGATGGAACCAAAGATGGTGGTTATTTAAAAGCCAATTGGGAAATTTATGCTACCAAAGAAAGACTTTCTAAAGTTTCTGAAGAGAATGACGTGAAAGTGATTTTCTTTGACGGTAGAGGTGGACCTCCAGCTCGTGGTGGTGGTAAAACGCACCAGTTCTACGCAAGTCAAGGAAAAACAATTGCCAATAACAAAATAGAATTAACAATTCAAGGTCAAACCATTACTTCGGTTTTTGGAAATAAAGATCAAGCGAAATATAATTTTGAGCAACTTTTGACTGCTGGAATCGAGAATGAAGTTTTTAAAAATCACAAAAAAGATTTAACCGAAAAAGAAAGAACTTTAATCGAAGAATTGGCAGAATTGAGTTATGTAAAATATGTTGATTTAAAAGAAAATCCACTTTTTGTGCCTTACTTGCAAGAAATAAGTACGCTTCAATATTACGGGAAAACCAATATAGGAAGTAGACCAAGTAAACGTGGCGCAGGAAATGAATTGAAGTTTGAAGATTTAAGAGCAATTCCTTTTGTGGGAAGTTGGAGTCAACTGAAGCAAAATGTACCAGGATTTTTTGGTTTTGGAACTGCAATTAAAAAATTAAAAGATGAAGGCAGAATAGAAGAAGTAAAAGATTTATTCAGAAATTCTGATTTCTTCAAAACGTTGGTGCTTAATTCTATGATGGCGATGAATAAATCTTATTTTCCGCTTACCTATTACATGAAAAATCATCCTAAATTCGGGGCGTTTTGGCAAGTACTGTTCAGTGAGTATGAATTGTCCAAAGAAATGATGTTCGAAATTACAGGTTTCCATAGTTTGATGGAAGAAGAACCAGTAGGAAGAAAATCCGTGAAAATTAGAGAAAAAATAGTGCTTCCGTTGTTGAGTATTCAGCAGTATGCACTCATGAAATTACAGAAAAACGAAGGAGATAGAGAAACGCTCGAAAAATTGGTAACTCGTTCACTTTTCGGGAATATTAATGCGAGTAGAAATTCGGCATAG
- a CDS encoding TonB-dependent receptor domain-containing protein codes for MIQTEILNLITKKTLGLTLVLSAAAMAFAQEKQQISGKIVDAQNNAVPYASISFSNKTVKENAALFSDATLTDEKGNFTINLIPGNYEITIDAVDFKKLVVTKSIGQNPNLGNIKIESEQQVTNAKTKDIEGVTLTSTAKPYKIELDKRTYDVNQDIISKGGSLQDVLQNVPSISVDTDGTVSMRGSSNVRFLINGKPSALLGIDDGANALQSIPADQIDRIEVITNPSSKFEASGTAGILNIILKKNKKVGLNGSVTGTLGYLPQTNLNTNLSIRKGNLTWFLNGGGGYRESKNTNTNKANYFNAVDPKDRTSFDLESVSKNKNKNYNASTGFIYDINEKTSVNVSGTVRKFNSENAGDINYDYYFLDGTQSFTKRENRGNNDNLALQGDFGLDHKFDNHGQNISLSLSLQKNKSENDTHVDEKDNNILVLEDKINQNTTNKNTIGKVDYELPIGDKSKLEAGYRLDINSNNYSNDVQERLSANSNFAYLPKYTYDADYKETFNAAYIQFKSKIGNLGYQLGLRNEYSNIDIKYQNLIPTDNIDKNKSYNNLFPSVFLSYEITKSNQILVNYSKRIDRPRSFFMIPNPSYSDNQNIFLGNIDLNPSYVDSFELGYSISKNKLTINPTLYFKHTEDDVKMLVFADKGVFNTKPINLGTNDRYGLDLNFNWEATKWLRLMGNFDLFGYTNKGIYFDSNILSEPMSFEGSGLSVRSRITTSFRVDKTFNFQLQGFYRGAENTKSTDRRDMYAINFGASKTVLKGNGTITFNIQDIFNTRAMRNVTRTAEFTRENYMQWQPRQFALSFSYRFKQGEKVEQPKKKKDINSNDQGSDDQMPPM; via the coding sequence ATGATTCAAACAGAAATTCTAAATTTAATTACCAAAAAAACACTAGGTCTAACACTCGTTCTTTCTGCTGCTGCAATGGCTTTTGCACAAGAAAAACAACAAATTTCAGGTAAAATTGTAGATGCACAAAACAATGCTGTTCCTTATGCTTCTATCTCTTTTAGCAATAAAACCGTAAAAGAAAATGCTGCGCTTTTTAGCGATGCTACCTTAACCGATGAGAAAGGAAACTTTACCATTAACCTTATTCCTGGAAACTACGAAATCACCATTGACGCAGTAGATTTCAAAAAATTAGTGGTTACTAAAAGCATCGGGCAAAATCCTAATTTAGGAAACATAAAAATAGAATCTGAACAACAAGTTACCAACGCAAAAACCAAAGATATAGAAGGTGTAACTCTTACCTCTACTGCAAAACCTTACAAAATAGAGCTCGATAAAAGAACGTATGATGTAAACCAAGATATTATCAGCAAAGGTGGAAGCCTTCAAGATGTTTTACAAAATGTACCTTCAATTTCTGTAGATACAGATGGAACAGTTTCGATGAGAGGAAGCTCTAATGTAAGATTTTTGATTAATGGAAAACCTTCTGCTTTACTTGGTATAGATGATGGCGCAAATGCATTACAATCTATTCCCGCAGATCAAATAGACAGAATTGAGGTAATTACCAATCCTTCTTCTAAATTTGAAGCAAGTGGAACGGCTGGAATTTTAAATATTATCTTAAAAAAGAATAAAAAAGTTGGTCTTAACGGAAGCGTTACAGGAACACTAGGCTATCTACCACAAACCAATCTTAATACTAATCTTAGCATTAGAAAAGGAAACTTGACATGGTTTTTAAATGGTGGTGGTGGTTATAGAGAATCTAAAAACACTAATACTAACAAAGCTAATTATTTCAATGCAGTAGATCCTAAAGACAGAACTTCTTTTGACTTAGAATCTGTTTCTAAGAATAAAAATAAAAACTATAATGCATCTACAGGATTCATTTATGATATAAATGAGAAGACTTCTGTAAACGTGTCGGGAACAGTTAGAAAATTTAACAGTGAAAATGCTGGAGATATTAACTACGATTATTATTTCTTAGATGGAACTCAATCTTTTACTAAAAGAGAGAATAGAGGAAATAATGACAATCTTGCATTACAAGGAGACTTCGGATTGGATCATAAATTTGATAACCACGGACAAAACATTTCATTATCATTAAGTCTACAAAAAAATAAGTCAGAAAATGACACTCACGTAGACGAAAAAGACAATAACATTTTAGTTTTAGAAGATAAAATTAACCAAAATACCACTAATAAAAACACCATTGGTAAAGTGGATTATGAACTTCCTATTGGTGATAAATCTAAATTAGAAGCTGGTTATAGATTAGATATTAACTCTAATAATTACTCTAATGATGTTCAAGAAAGATTATCTGCAAATTCTAATTTTGCTTACCTACCTAAATACACTTATGATGCAGATTATAAAGAAACTTTTAATGCTGCATACATACAGTTCAAAAGCAAAATTGGAAATCTAGGATATCAATTAGGTCTTAGAAATGAATATTCTAATATCGATATTAAATATCAAAATCTTATTCCAACAGATAACATTGATAAAAACAAGAGTTATAATAATTTATTCCCTAGTGTTTTCTTAAGCTATGAAATCACAAAGAGTAACCAAATTCTTGTTAACTACTCTAAAAGAATAGATAGACCTCGTTCTTTCTTTATGATTCCTAATCCAAGTTATTCTGATAATCAAAACATATTTTTAGGAAACATAGATTTAAATCCTTCGTATGTGGATTCATTTGAACTAGGTTACAGTATTTCAAAAAATAAGTTAACCATCAATCCTACTCTTTATTTCAAACATACAGAAGATGATGTTAAAATGCTTGTATTTGCTGACAAAGGTGTATTTAACACTAAACCTATTAACCTTGGAACTAATGACAGATATGGTTTAGACCTTAACTTCAATTGGGAGGCAACCAAATGGTTAAGATTAATGGGTAATTTTGATTTATTTGGATATACTAATAAAGGCATCTATTTTGATAGTAATATTTTATCAGAGCCTATGTCTTTTGAAGGAAGCGGATTATCTGTAAGATCTAGAATTACCACAAGTTTTAGAGTAGATAAAACCTTTAATTTTCAGTTACAAGGATTCTACAGAGGTGCAGAAAACACCAAAAGTACAGATAGAAGAGACATGTACGCCATTAACTTTGGTGCTTCTAAAACAGTCTTAAAAGGAAATGGAACGATTACATTTAACATTCAGGATATATTTAATACCAGAGCAATGAGAAATGTGACAAGAACTGCAGAATTTACACGTGAAAACTACATGCAGTGGCAACCAAGACAGTTTGCTCTTTCTTTCTCATACAGATTTAAACAAGGAGAAAAAGTAGAACAACCCAAGAAGAAAAAAGATATTAACAGCAATGACCAAGGTAGTGATGACCAAATGCCACCAATGTAA
- the galE gene encoding UDP-glucose 4-epimerase GalE: protein MTILVTGGLGYIGSHTVVELLNNNFEVVIIDDLSNTERFILKNIEEITGKKPIFYPFDLKRKELLKQVFDAHKIEGCIHFAAYKAVGESQVKPIDYYENNLFSLLNLLQEMKERNISNFIFSSSCTVYGQADKMPIDEETVLKLPESSYGKTKQMGEEILKDFATAHQKKVTLLRYFNPIGAHPSAKLGELPIGIPNNLVPYVMQTAAGVREKLSVWGNDYDTEDGTAIRDYIYVVDLAKAHVKALQKLISENSETLVDIYNLGTGKGSSVLEVVHAFEKANDVAVPYQICERRAGDITIAYANADKAEKELGWKSETSLEEALRTVWQWQKYLETREK, encoded by the coding sequence ATGACAATACTCGTAACAGGCGGATTAGGATATATTGGTTCTCACACCGTTGTAGAACTTCTCAATAACAATTTTGAAGTAGTCATCATTGATGATTTATCCAATACCGAAAGATTTATTCTTAAAAATATAGAAGAAATCACGGGCAAAAAACCTATTTTCTATCCTTTTGATTTAAAAAGAAAGGAATTACTTAAACAAGTTTTTGATGCTCACAAAATCGAAGGTTGTATTCATTTTGCAGCGTATAAAGCTGTAGGCGAATCTCAAGTGAAACCTATTGATTATTATGAAAATAATTTGTTCTCTCTTCTAAATCTTTTGCAAGAAATGAAAGAAAGAAATATTTCTAATTTCATTTTTAGCTCTAGCTGTACGGTTTACGGACAAGCTGATAAGATGCCAATAGACGAAGAAACAGTTTTAAAATTACCTGAATCTTCTTACGGAAAAACCAAACAAATGGGCGAAGAAATCTTGAAAGATTTTGCAACCGCTCATCAGAAAAAAGTGACTTTGTTGAGGTATTTCAATCCAATTGGAGCACATCCTTCAGCAAAATTAGGAGAACTGCCAATCGGAATTCCGAATAATTTAGTACCTTATGTAATGCAAACTGCAGCTGGAGTTCGTGAGAAACTTTCGGTTTGGGGAAATGATTATGATACCGAAGATGGAACCGCAATCAGAGACTATATTTATGTGGTAGATTTGGCAAAAGCGCATGTAAAAGCTTTGCAGAAATTAATTTCTGAAAACTCTGAAACGCTGGTAGATATTTATAACCTAGGAACAGGAAAAGGAAGTTCAGTTCTTGAAGTAGTTCATGCTTTTGAAAAAGCCAATGATGTAGCGGTTCCTTACCAAATTTGTGAAAGAAGAGCAGGAGACATTACCATCGCTTATGCGAATGCTGACAAAGCTGAAAAAGAACTCGGTTGGAAATCTGAAACTTCATTAGAAGAGGCACTCAGAACCGTTTGGCAATGGCAAAAATATTTAGAAACTAGAGAAAAATAA